GCTGGTCCGCGCCGCGAGGCCACCGTCGTGCAGGGCGGGTCCGACGCGATCTACCTCGACCTCGAGGGCAGCTGCATCGCCGTGCTCGCCGGCCGCGCCGTCCAGGTGCCCCTCGGCGTGCGCACGCTGCTGCCGGAGCTGCCGTCGGTGGAGACCGGCGACCCCGCGACCATCCACGACGGCGTCGTGGAGGTCGAAGGCCTCTCGGTCCTGGTCACCAACATCGTCGACACCACCGTGCCCGTGCTCTCGGCCGAGGACGCCGCCTGGGGCCGCATGCACCTGCCCAAGTTCGCCGAGCACCACGTGTCCTACCTGCGCGACGTCCTGCCGGCGCAGGCCTTCGACCAGCTCGCGGAGGGCGATGCGCAGGCCGCCCACACCCTGCTCGGCGAGGGACGCGGCGCCACGACGCCGCTCGGCGACGACGTGCTCGGCGGGTGGATCGCCACCGCGGTCGCGATCCGCCTCCCCTCGCTCCAGGCGATCCGCTCCGAGGTGGCGCTCAACGCCTTCGACCGCACCAACCTCGTCTCCGCCAGCCTGCTGGCCTGCGCGGCCCGGGGCGAGGGCGTCCCGGAGTTCCACAGCGCCATGAGCGGCGTGGCCCGGCAGAACGACGACATCCTCAGCCAGTCCCTCGACCTGATGTTCGAGCGCTGCGGCGAGTCCGGGATGGCCTTCGTCCTGGGCTCGATGCTGGCCTTCGAGGCCTTCGACCCCGACGCCTGAGCGTCCCCTCCCCACAGCTGACCGGCCGCCCGGTCACGCCTGGGAGCGTGTCCGGACGGCCGGTCCGTGGGTGCGGCGGGTCAGAGCAGCGGCGAGAACGGCTCGGTGCCGTTGACCAGTGCCAGGCCGGAGATGCCGGAGTGCTGCTGGGCGAAGGCGAGCTCCTTGGCCAGGTCGCCGACGCCGTTGGAGCCGGCGAGCGGCGCGATCGCGACGGTCGACAGGACACCGAGCGCCTTGCCGTCCTTGTCCAGGAAGGCGCTGCCGGAGTCACCCGGGATGCCCGGGGTCACGGTGTAGACGGTGTGCGACCAGCCGTTGCCGTCGTCGCCCAGGCTCGCGCCCTGCTTGGGCTTGAGCAGCTCGATGCCCGCGCGCAGGCTCGAGTTGCCGTAGGAGAAGACGTCGTCGCCCGCGGCGGTGCCGGTGGTGTTGATGCCGGTCGGGCCGCCCCAGAACGGGATCGAGGGGTTGACCGTGGAGACGTACTGCGGGTCGACCTTGACCAGCGCCAGGTCGTTGTAGGCGCAGGTGTCGGGGTCGGTGGTGCCGTCCTTCTGCATCGTCAGCCAGCTCGAGTAGACCAGCGTGCCGGTGCCGACGGTGGTGCCGGAGGAGACCAGCGACCCGTTGTCGACGAAGTCGACCTTGGTCCCCAGCGGGAGCGAGCCGGTGTCGCAGCCGTCGGTGCTCGTGGCCGCGCCGGTGCCGGCGCAGTGCGCGGCGTAGCCGACGTAGGTGTTGGCGGCGGAGTCGGTGTAGACGAAGTTGGCGGTGCACTGGGCACCGTCGGTGTACATCATCGTGCCGGGGTGGATCTTGGCGGTGGACGCGGGCGCGTAGGCGACCGTCGCGGTGCCGGCGGACTTCTTGGCGGCCTCGGCGGGCATACCTGCCACGGCCACGGCGGCGGTGGCCAGGGTGGCACTGGCCAGGGCGGCGACGACGGGACGGCGGAAAGCCATGAGCGACTCCTTCGTGGGGCGGTCTGTCGTGTGTCCAACGACTCACCCCGCCCCCCGTTACGCCGGTCGGAGCGGCCGTCCAGCCCGAAGTGACTAGTACGACGGCTGCGACGGGTCGATCTGGGTGACCCAGGCCGAGACCCCGCCGCCGACGTGCACCGCGTCGGCGAACCCGGCCCCCTTGAGCACCGCGAGCACCTCCGCCGAGCGCCCCCCGGACTTGCAGTGCAGGACGACCTGCTTGTCCGAGGGCAGCCCACCCAGGGCGCTGCCGTTGAGGAAGTCGCCCTTGGGGATGAGCACCGCACCGGGGATGTGGTTGATCTCGGCCTCGTTGGGCTCGCGCACGTCGACCAGCAGGAAGTCGCGCTCGCCCTTGTCGCGCTCGGCGAGCCAGGTCTCCAGCGTGCCGACCGAGATGGTCGAGTCGGCCGCCGCGTCGGCCGCGGCGTCACTGATCGCGCCGCAGAAGGTGTCGTAGTCGATCAGCCCGGTGACCGTGGGGTGCTCCCCGCACAGCGCGCAGCCGGGGTCCTTGCGCATCTTGAGCTTGCGGTAGTTCATCTCCAGCGCGTCGTAGACCATGAGGCTGCCGACCAGCGGCTCGCCGATGCCGGTGAGGAGCTTGATCGCCTCGTTGACCTGGATCGAGCCGATGCTCGCGCACAGCACGCCCAGCACGCCACCCTCGGCGCAGGAGGGCACCATCCCCGGCGGCGGGGGCTCGGGGTAGAGGCAGCGGTAGCAGGGGGCGTCGGCGCTCTGCCCGTCGACCTCGAGGGTCGGCCAGAACACCGAGGCCTGGCCGTCGAAGCGGTAGATCGAGCCCCAGACGTAGGGCTTCTTCAAGAAGAAGGCGGCGTCGTTGACCATGTAGCGCGTCGCGAAGTTGTCGGTGCCGTCGACGATCAGGTCGTACTGCTCGAAGATCTGCAGCACGTTGTCGTTGTCGAGGCGCTCGTCGTGCACCACGACCTCGACCAGGGGGTTGATCTCCTTGATCGAGTCGCGCGCGGACTCGGCCTTGGGCCGGCCGATGTCGCTCTGCCCGTGGATGACCTGGCGCTGCAGGTTGGACTCGTCGACCTCGTCGAACTCGACGATGCCCAGCGTGCCGACCCCGGCCGCGGCCAGGTAGAGCAGCGCGGGCGAGCCGAGGCCACCGGCGCCGATCACGAGCACCTTGGCGTTCTTCAGCCGCTTCTGCCCGGCCATGCCCACGTCGGGGATGATCAGGTGGCGGCTGTAGCGACGGACCTCGTCGACGGACAGCTCCTCGGCGGGCTCGACCAGCGGAGGCAGGGACACGGCTTCTCCAGACGGACGGTGGTGCGGGACTCTCAGCCCAACCACCGTAGTGCGCAGGTTGTTCCGCGCCGGTCGCGTCCCAGGTCCGGCCGGGCCGGACGGTCGGGCCGGACGGTCGGGTCAGACGGTCGGGCGGGGCTCGGCGAAGACCACGACGTTGGAGAGGTACTTCGTGCCGTCCCAGTCCTCGCAGGTGATGAGCACCAGGCGGCCGGGCCCGGTCTGGCTGAACACCTGCTGGGCGTCCCGGGCCAGCGTGGCCTTGCGGTAGATGGTCACCTTGCTGACGCGGTAGGGGATGACCCCCTTGGTGGTCCGCACCCGCACGACGTCGCCGCGCCGCACCTGCTCGAGGTCGTCGAGCTGGCCGCCGCCGGTGTGCACGGTGTGGCCGGTCACCAGCGCGCCGCCGCGCACCGCTCCCGGCTCCGCCCCGTCGGACCACCAGCCGAGGGTCTGCGGGTCGCCGGGCGGGATGAGGACGCCGTTCTCGACGCCGATGGGGACGACCGGGGCGTCCACCCCGAGGCTCGGGATCACCACGTGCGTCGGGGCGGCCATGGAGCGGTCGGGCCTCAGCGCCCGGATCGTCACCGGCCGCAGCGTGCCGGCCGGCGTGGGGTCCGGGTCGGGGTCGACCACGTCCCGGCCCGCCACGACCGCCGGGTCGGCCCGCGGCTCGCCGTCGCGGAGCACCGACCACCCCACGAGACCGGCGCCGCCGCCCACGAGCGCGAGCGACAGCAGGGCGCGCACGACGGTCCCGCCGCGCACCCGTCGTACCCATCCGGCCATGCCTCCACGGTACGGCGCCGCGGCACGCCCAGCGGGTCCTCGCGGGGAAGTGACCCAGGAGTAGGCTGCGCCCGAGCCGGCCCGCCCGGGGTGGCACGACCAGGAGGAACGCGTGAGCGACGCGGCGACGGACGGACAGCGTCCCCGTGGGATCCGGCTGCCCCGCAAGGCGCGCCGTGCCCAGCTCCTCGACGCCGCGCTCGAGGTCTTCGTGGCCCAGGGCTACCACGCCGCGGCGATGGACGAGATCGCCGACCGTGCCGGTGTCTCCAAGCCCGTGCTCTACCAGCACTTCCCGAGCAAGCTCGACCTCTACCTCGCCCTGGTCGAGCAGTCCTCCGACCGCATCATCGACGCCTGCCGGCACGCCCTGGAGGCCACCCACGACAACCAGCAGCGGGTGCAGGGCGCGATGGCGGCGTTCTTCGACTACGTCGCCAACGCCCAGGGCGCCTTCCGCCTGGTCTTCGAGTCCGACCTGACCAACGAGCCCGCGGTCCGCGCCCAGGTCGACCGCGTCACCGAGGTCTGCGCCCGCGACATCTCACGCGTGATCCACGAGGACACCGGGCTCCCGGACGAGGCCTCCGGCCTGCTCGCGGTCTCCCTGGTCGGCATGGCCCAGGTCAGCGCGCGCTACTGGCTCGACACCGGCAACTCCCTGCGCGAGGACACCGCGGCCCAGCTGGTCGCCGGCCTGGCCTGGCGCGGCATCAGCGGCTACCCCCTCGAGGGCCAGCCCGAGGGGGAGCTGGGCTGACCCACTAGGTTGGGGTCTCACGCGATCCGCCGGGCACCGGCGACGAGGAGGAGTCCAGCATGGAGGTCAAGATCGGGGTCCAGCAGGCACCCCGCGAGCTCACCGTCGAGGTCGACCAGGACGCCGACAGCGTCGAGGCGTCGATCAAGGCGGCACTCAGCGACGAGTCCGGCCTGCTCTCCCTCACCGACAGCAAGGGCCGCCGCGTGCTGGTCCCCACCGCCAAGCTCGCCTACGTCGAGCTCGGCTCCCCCACCGTGGGCCAGGTCGGCTTCCGCTCCTGATCCCACCCGGCCAGCCTCAGGCGTCGAGCCCGAGGCTGGTCATCCGCGCGGTGTGGTTCTCGGTCAGCCGCGCGAACAACCGGCCGATCGCGGCCAGGTCGAGCCCCGGGCGGTCGACGCCGCCGGCCAGCAGAGCCGTCAGCTCGTCCCGCTCGGCCGCGACCCGCTGGGCCTGGGTGAGCGCCTCACCCATCAGCCGCCGGCCCCACAGCGCCAGCCGGCCGGCGACCCGGTGGTCCTGCTCGATCGCGGCCCTGACCCGGGACACGACGAACGCCGCGTTGCCGGCGTCGCGCAGGCTCTCGGTGACGATGCGGCGGGTCTCGGGGTCGAGGAACGCACCGATCTCGGTGTAGAAGTCCGCGGCCAGGCCGTCGCCGACGTAGGCGGTCACCAGCCCCTCGAGCCAGTCGTTGGACCGGGTGCGCTGGTGGAAGGCGTCGAAGGCCTGCGCGAACGGTCCCATCGCCTCGATCGGGTCGGCGCCGAGCTCGGCGAGGTAGGCGGTCAGCCGCTCGTAGTGGCCGAACTCCACCGACGCCATGCGCGCCAGCTCGGCCTTGTCGGCCAGGGTCGGGCACATCCGGGCGTCGGCGGCCAGTCGCTCGAAGGCGGAGATCTCGCCGTAGGCGATCGCACCGAGGAGGTCGACGACCGCCGCGTGGTAGGCCCGGTCCTCCATCGCGGGGTTGGACTGCATGCCCGGCAGCCTACCGAGCAGCCTCGCGGCCTGCGTCCCCCTGACCGCCCGGTAGCATGAGCCGTCACACTCACGATCCAAAGGCATCACCCTGACCACCTTCAGAGAACTCGGGGTCCTCCCCTCGATCGCCGACGCCCTCGAGCGAGGCGGCATCACGACCCCCTTCCCCATCCAGGAGATGACCCTCTCGGTCGCGCTCCTCGGCACCGACCTCATCGGTCAGGCGCGCACGGGCACCGGCAAGACCCTCGCGTTCGGCATCCCGCTGCTGCAGCGCACCGCCGTGCCCGGCACCCCGGCGTACGACGAGCTGGCCGCGCCCGGCAAGCCGCAGGCCCTGGTCGTCGCCCCGACCCGCGAGCTCGCCGTCCAGGTCTCCAACGACCTGACGCTGGCCGCCGCGGACCTCGGCGCCCGCGTGCTCACCGTCTACGGCGGCGTGCCCTACGAGCCCCAGCTCGACGCCCTCAAGGCGGGCGTCGACGTCGTCGTCGGCACGCCCGGCCGCCTCATCGACCTGGTCAACCGCGGTTCGCTGGTGCTGTCCCACGTGCAGGTCCTCGTCCTCGACGAGGCCGACGAGATGCTCGACCTCGGCTTCCTGCCCGACGTCGAGCGGCTGCTGCGCGAGACCCCGGCGTCGCGCCAGACCATGCTGTTCTCCGCGACCATGCCGGGCGCGATCGTGTCGCTGGCCCGCTCACACATGCACCACCCGGTCAACATCCGGGCCGAGTCCGCCGCCGACACGCAGATGGTCCCGGCGACCGCGCAGTTCATCTTCCAGGTGCACGACCTCGACAAGACCGAGATGCTCGCCCGCATCTTCCAGGCCGAGGGCGCCGGACGCGCGATCGTGTTCACCCGCACCAAGCGGGCCGCCCAGCGCGTGGCCGACGACCTGGCCGAGCGCGGCTTCCCCGCCAGCCCCCTGCACGGCGACATGGCGCAGGTGGCGCGCGAGAAGGCGCTGCAGCGGTTCCGCGAGGGCAAGGTGCGCGTGATGGTCGCCACCGACGTCGCCGCCCGCGGCATCGACGTCCAGGACGTCACCCACGTGATCAACCACTCCTGCCCGGAGGACCACAACACCTACGTCCACCGCATCGGCCGCACCGGCCGGGCCGGCGCGACCGGTGTGGCGATCACCTTCGTCGACTGGCAGGACGTCACGCGCTGGAACGTCATCAACAAGGCGCTCGACCTGCCGCACAACGACCCCCCGGAGACCTACTCCACCTCCCCGCACTTCTTCGAGCTGCTCGGCATCCCCTCCGACGTCAAGGGCTACGTCGGCGAGCCGGTCGGTGGCCCCCGCAAGGACAAGGACGCGGGCAAGCCGCGCAACGACGAGTCCCGCCAGCGCCCGCCGCGCAAGCGCAACGACCGCACCCGCACCCGCACCCGCGGTGGGCAGAAGGTCGACGGCGCGCCCGAGGCGTCCGAGTCCTCCGAGTCCTCCGAGTCCTCGGTCTCGGCGGCCGCGTCCGACCCGTCGAGCAGCCCCGCGGCCGAGACGCAGGGCGACGGCACCGCTGCCCCGGCCCGACGCCGTCGGCGTCGTCGCAGCGGCGGTGGAGGCGGCTCCGCCCCCGCGGAGGGCTGAGCCCTCCGGCTCAGCCGGTGACGACGACCTTGGTGCCCACCGGCGCGAACGCCCAGAGCGCCTGGGCGTCGCCCGGCGCCTGACGGATGCACCCGTGGCTCAGCGGCGTGCCGAGGTCGCCCAGCCGCTGCACCGGGTGGCCGGACTCGCCCAGCGGCAGGTCGTGGAACCCGATCGCGGCGTTGTCGCCGTGGGCGAACCGCACCATCCACCGCATCGTCGTGCCGTCGATCCCGATGGCGTGCTCGGAGTGGGAGTAGACCTCGTAGGTGCCCGGGTGGAGGTTGTCGGTGACGCTCCCCGAGGCCAGGTAGGTGCGCAGGACCGTGCCGGTGCCCGTCACCAGCCAGACCCGCTGCTGACCCTGGTCGAAGACGACCCGGCGGCCCTTGCCGCTGCCGGCCGGCAGCGGGTGCTCGGTGACGTCCTCGGCCGCCGTGGAGGCGTCGTCGGGGACGTCGGGCAGGGGCTGCGAGCCCACGGGGGCGGGTTCGGGGTCGCCGGCCGCGCCCTGGTCGGGACGGCCGTGGCTGGCGGAGGCGTCGGAGCCCGCGTCGGAGCCCGCGTCCGGGCCGGTCCCGGGGTCCGTGGTGACGACGTCGGTGAGCTCGCCGGTCGAGTCGCTGAGCCGCAGCGACCCCTGCGCGCGGGGCGCGGCCTGGGCCGGGGAGGCCCCGTCGGGCAGCACGCCGACACCGCCGAGGAAGGCGACCGCGCACACCAGCGCCGAGGTGCCGAACGCCGCGATGCGGCCGTAGCGAGGACGGACCGCCTGGTCCCCCACCACGCTGCCCTGGGTCCGTGCGGACGTCGGCGGCAGCGTGGTCTGGGTCATGGGGTCCGGCCCTCCTTGCGGGCGACGAGGTGCTTGGCGACCTCGCGGTAGGCGTCGGCACCACGATGCCTGCGCGTGGTGCGCAGGATCGAGCGACCCGCCGCAGGGGCCTCGGCGAAACGGATCGACTTGGGGATCGGGGGCTCGAGCACCTCGAGGTCGTAGGTCTCCGAGATGGTGTCCAGCACCGTGCGCGCGTGGTTGGTGCGGCCGTCGTACAGCGTCGGCAGGACGCCCCACACGGTGAGGCCCCGGTTGGTGAAGCGGCGCACGTCGTGGACGGTGTCGAGCAGCTGGCCCACGCCGCGGTGCGAGAGCGTCTCGCACTGCAGCGGGATGACGACGCCGTGGGCGGCGGTGAGGGCGGCGACGGTGAGGACGCCCAGCGAGGGCGGGCAGTCCAGCAGCACCCAGTCGTACTCGTCGAGGTCCTCCAGCGAGACCT
This genomic window from Nocardioides marmoribigeumensis contains:
- a CDS encoding oxamate carbamoyltransferase subunit AllH family protein — protein: MSSALTSSVVGSASIWTLGRVAGPRREATVVQGGSDAIYLDLEGSCIAVLAGRAVQVPLGVRTLLPELPSVETGDPATIHDGVVEVEGLSVLVTNIVDTTVPVLSAEDAAWGRMHLPKFAEHHVSYLRDVLPAQAFDQLAEGDAQAAHTLLGEGRGATTPLGDDVLGGWIATAVAIRLPSLQAIRSEVALNAFDRTNLVSASLLACAARGEGVPEFHSAMSGVARQNDDILSQSLDLMFERCGESGMAFVLGSMLAFEAFDPDA
- the moeZ gene encoding adenylyltransferase/sulfurtransferase MoeZ, whose amino-acid sequence is MSLPPLVEPAEELSVDEVRRYSRHLIIPDVGMAGQKRLKNAKVLVIGAGGLGSPALLYLAAAGVGTLGIVEFDEVDESNLQRQVIHGQSDIGRPKAESARDSIKEINPLVEVVVHDERLDNDNVLQIFEQYDLIVDGTDNFATRYMVNDAAFFLKKPYVWGSIYRFDGQASVFWPTLEVDGQSADAPCYRCLYPEPPPPGMVPSCAEGGVLGVLCASIGSIQVNEAIKLLTGIGEPLVGSLMVYDALEMNYRKLKMRKDPGCALCGEHPTVTGLIDYDTFCGAISDAAADAAADSTISVGTLETWLAERDKGERDFLLVDVREPNEAEINHIPGAVLIPKGDFLNGSALGGLPSDKQVVLHCKSGGRSAEVLAVLKGAGFADAVHVGGGVSAWVTQIDPSQPSY
- a CDS encoding class F sortase encodes the protein MAGWVRRVRGGTVVRALLSLALVGGGAGLVGWSVLRDGEPRADPAVVAGRDVVDPDPDPTPAGTLRPVTIRALRPDRSMAAPTHVVIPSLGVDAPVVPIGVENGVLIPPGDPQTLGWWSDGAEPGAVRGGALVTGHTVHTGGGQLDDLEQVRRGDVVRVRTTKGVIPYRVSKVTIYRKATLARDAQQVFSQTGPGRLVLITCEDWDGTKYLSNVVVFAEPRPTV
- a CDS encoding TetR/AcrR family transcriptional regulator produces the protein MSDAATDGQRPRGIRLPRKARRAQLLDAALEVFVAQGYHAAAMDEIADRAGVSKPVLYQHFPSKLDLYLALVEQSSDRIIDACRHALEATHDNQQRVQGAMAAFFDYVANAQGAFRLVFESDLTNEPAVRAQVDRVTEVCARDISRVIHEDTGLPDEASGLLAVSLVGMAQVSARYWLDTGNSLREDTAAQLVAGLAWRGISGYPLEGQPEGELG
- a CDS encoding DUF3107 domain-containing protein — translated: MEVKIGVQQAPRELTVEVDQDADSVEASIKAALSDESGLLSLTDSKGRRVLVPTAKLAYVELGSPTVGQVGFRS
- a CDS encoding ferritin-like fold-containing protein; protein product: MQSNPAMEDRAYHAAVVDLLGAIAYGEISAFERLAADARMCPTLADKAELARMASVEFGHYERLTAYLAELGADPIEAMGPFAQAFDAFHQRTRSNDWLEGLVTAYVGDGLAADFYTEIGAFLDPETRRIVTESLRDAGNAAFVVSRVRAAIEQDHRVAGRLALWGRRLMGEALTQAQRVAAERDELTALLAGGVDRPGLDLAAIGRLFARLTENHTARMTSLGLDA
- a CDS encoding DEAD/DEAH box helicase — encoded protein: MTLSVALLGTDLIGQARTGTGKTLAFGIPLLQRTAVPGTPAYDELAAPGKPQALVVAPTRELAVQVSNDLTLAAADLGARVLTVYGGVPYEPQLDALKAGVDVVVGTPGRLIDLVNRGSLVLSHVQVLVLDEADEMLDLGFLPDVERLLRETPASRQTMLFSATMPGAIVSLARSHMHHPVNIRAESAADTQMVPATAQFIFQVHDLDKTEMLARIFQAEGAGRAIVFTRTKRAAQRVADDLAERGFPASPLHGDMAQVAREKALQRFREGKVRVMVATDVAARGIDVQDVTHVINHSCPEDHNTYVHRIGRTGRAGATGVAITFVDWQDVTRWNVINKALDLPHNDPPETYSTSPHFFELLGIPSDVKGYVGEPVGGPRKDKDAGKPRNDESRQRPPRKRNDRTRTRTRGGQKVDGAPEASESSESSESSVSAAASDPSSSPAAETQGDGTAAPARRRRRRRSGGGGGSAPAEG
- a CDS encoding L,D-transpeptidase, producing the protein MTQTTLPPTSARTQGSVVGDQAVRPRYGRIAAFGTSALVCAVAFLGGVGVLPDGASPAQAAPRAQGSLRLSDSTGELTDVVTTDPGTGPDAGSDAGSDASASHGRPDQGAAGDPEPAPVGSQPLPDVPDDASTAAEDVTEHPLPAGSGKGRRVVFDQGQQRVWLVTGTGTVLRTYLASGSVTDNLHPGTYEVYSHSEHAIGIDGTTMRWMVRFAHGDNAAIGFHDLPLGESGHPVQRLGDLGTPLSHGCIRQAPGDAQALWAFAPVGTKVVVTG
- a CDS encoding ParA family protein; its protein translation is MNSAAKTSGPTILAIANQKGGVAKTTSVASLGAALAELGGRVLLVDLDPQACLTFSLGIDPEDLDLSVHHVLTKGLDPTEVIVTTEDAVDVLPATIELARAEADLLTRTGREYVLKVSLEDLDEYDWVLLDCPPSLGVLTVAALTAAHGVVIPLQCETLSHRGVGQLLDTVHDVRRFTNRGLTVWGVLPTLYDGRTNHARTVLDTISETYDLEVLEPPIPKSIRFAEAPAAGRSILRTTRRHRGADAYREVAKHLVARKEGRTP